The following nucleotide sequence is from Streptomyces sp. NBC_00239.
ACCACGGCCCCGGCCCGCCCGCCCCCGCTCCCGCCTCCGCCCGACCACGCCCAGCACCTGCCCTACCCCGCAGCCGGTGATCTCCACAGCGGCCCACCGCCGCCCCGACCGTCCCAAGGAGAAAACGCACGATGATGAGCCCGTCGCACCAGTGGCAGCAGGACGCGAACCGTCACTCGCAGCTCGTCGACCCGGTCGTCACCATCCAGGAGCTGTCCCGCTTCAAGCCGCTGCGCACCACCCGCATCGACTACGCCCTGGTCTTCACCACCGCGCACGGCGACCGTGACACGTACCTGCCGCCGAACCGCCCGAGCCGCACGGAGCTGGCCACCCGGCGCTGGACCAGCGTGTACGAGGTGGACATGGGCCTGCACGAGGCCGAGGGCGTGCTCGCGCTGCCCAGCAGCGACGACGCGTTCCTCTTCGAGGTGTCGCTGAACTGCAGCTGGCAGGTTGCCGCCCCGGCCGACTTCGTCGCGAGCGGCGAGCGCAACGTGCCCGCGATGGTGCAGCGCCTCGTCGACGGCCTCGTACGGCCGGTGCTGCGCGGCCACGCCATGGAGGACAGCGCGGCCGCGGAACGGGAGGCCCAGCGGGCCCTCGCCGCGGCCGGGCCGCTGGGCGCGGAGGCCGGGCTGCACGTACGGTGCGGCATCCAGATCCGCCGGGACGAGGCCGCCCTCGAGCACGCGCGCGAGCTGCGCGCGATCGAGTACGCCCGCCAGAAGCTCGACCCGCGGCACGCGCTGCTCATGCGGGAGGACGAGCTGGCGCAGGAACGGGCGCTCGCGCAGAGCGCGCAGCAGCACCGGCTGGACCTGCAGAACCAGAACCTCGGCCACGAGCGGGAGCTGGTCCGCGCCGGTCAGGAGCTGGAACTCC
It contains:
- a CDS encoding PE-PGRS family protein, which codes for MMSPSHQWQQDANRHSQLVDPVVTIQELSRFKPLRTTRIDYALVFTTAHGDRDTYLPPNRPSRTELATRRWTSVYEVDMGLHEAEGVLALPSSDDAFLFEVSLNCSWQVAAPADFVASGERNVPAMVQRLVDGLVRPVLRGHAMEDSAAAEREAQRALAAAGPLGAEAGLHVRCGIQIRRDEAALEHARELRAIEYARQKLDPRHALLMREDELAQERALAQSAQQHRLDLQNQNLGHERELVRAGQELELQEIEARKIAYYAYYLERGGPSAMAFQLARRPEDTRLIMENLREDQLRAMNNQLQVAMQALGGGPGGLEEHQLDEPRRLAANVIREVLTAKLAPAPVTPQVPQQALAAAEGPADAHPGPGEGEGTGRYGVPAPAPASDARLDSAQGKTGSEGHQDAPVPPVRPEEGPLFGYPAPPAGR